Within the Malus sylvestris chromosome 4, drMalSylv7.2, whole genome shotgun sequence genome, the region TTCAAAATCTCACTTAAATAGACATAACTACCCTTAATTTATATAAATAACTAATTGTTAGACTTAATACTTCTTATGCTATAATCTCTAACTAAaactttctcctttttttttcttttcttttccaaacgAAGAGCAaaaattttctctcaattttacTTTAATAGATAATCAAGGAAACCTTTCTTTCTCACATGGTTCACAGAAAACACTTTAGTATGTTATAAAACTGAACTATtagagtaaaaaaataaaagtaattaTTTTTAATCGTCGGAAATTTAAAGAATTGTACGTACAaccaaaataaacaataaaatgatcaaaagaaaatatttattcATAAAACTCCAATTTAAAAGGGTTCTACAAAGTAGGATGAAGTTGAACACGATTCCTACAAGTTTGTTTATAATGGCCATTTGAACCACATTTTGAACACTTTCGAGTTGATTTTTCTTCTCCACGTGATGGGATCCTCTTTTCTATGCGCCCACCATATCTTCTATGTGTAATTGGTGGTAGGACAATTCTTTCACTCACATCATCAGTTACTATCCAATCGGTTTGATCACCAACTGGCATTATAGCTTCTGCATAGGCAATGACCAAGGAGTTTGTAGTATAATAATGAGAACACATAGGATAACATGAAAGTTGTCGGTGTTTACATGCAGCACAAGCATGTGAGCAAGGGAGTTGGTCAAGATCAAATTGTCGGCATGTGCAACTCTTTTCCTCTCAATTCACAACTTCAATACGAGATCCATCATATACATGAAATAAGTAAGTCGCAATGGGCGATACCTACATGTtcgcatacatatatattactcaaacaaaagaagaactaaacaaccaaaaaaaatattccGCATAAGAACTACAAAAGCAATTCGCAATTAGTGATCTGTAAGAGAAGTGGATGAATACCCTGAACTGCTGCATAAAACTACAAAGGCAATTATATAAATCCATAGCAGCAATTACGTTGAAGTTCACAAGATatggtttttaacttttttcttgTCAAagcctaggtttttttttactttagcCTTTTACGTTGCAAACATACATTTATTATTTACTAAACATGGCAGTGATGGATAAAGCTACAGAGATGGGATATAAGAATCGGTAAAAATAGTTTAAAAACTTGAGAACAAATGAAAGTGTACCAAAATTAAATAGACAAATTGAactaaaatctatttaagtgaATTCAAAATACCTGTAATGATAATCCTTGCTTGTTATTTTCTCGCACTAATTTGTCTGCCCAATCTGTCAAATGTGTATTCATTTTAGCTGCCTCAGTTCGACGCTCATAAAACAACTTCTGCAGAATATTCATTCTTAAATACTCAAGAAATCGTGTGATAGGTAGTTTTCGAGCATCTCTAGTGATTGCATTAAGACATTCAGCAATATTTGTTGTCATGATGTTGTACCGTTTTCCATCGAAGTACGCACGAGTCCACTTTTCATATCCAGCCGAATTAAGATAATCACCCACCTCAGAGTCGACTTTATATATTTCTGTCATAAGACGATGAAATTCAGGAATTCGATATGCCTTAGTAGCTGTAAAATACAGTTTGTGTGCTCTCTCATGCTTAAAATGATGTCTAATGTTTTGACTTATATGAAATATGCATGCACAATGATGGGCATTGGGGAAAACAGTTGAGCGAGCCTTCCGAATGCTTTCATGTCTATCAGAAACAAACACCAATTCATCAATTTCCCCAATTGCTTCTCgtaattttgtcaaaaaccaATTCCATGATGCGTCATTCTCTGAATCTTCAACTCCGAATGCTAGAGGGTATATTTGTTTGTTGTCGTCCATGCATGTGGCAACAAACAAAGTGCCAAGATATTTACCCTTTAAAAATGTCTCGTTAACCGCTACTACCAGCCTAATAACACTTCTAAATCCTTTTATGCAAGGTCCAAGTGACATGAAACAGTACAAAAAATGATTATTCTCATCTGTTTCAATATATGTTATCGTACCTGGATTTTTGGCTTCTAACACGGCAAAATAAGATGGAAGTAACCAGTAAGATTCCTCTGGTGATCCCCTAACCAACTCCAATGCATGTTCCTTAGTTCTCCAAGCCTTCACATAACTTATACTCACACCCATGTCCTTCCTCATATCTTCTATGATGTCACGTGGTCTATGTAGTCGTGATACACCCTCGTACTTAGACTTTACGCATTGACCAATAAGAGAACTATTTGCATGTCGATGATGGCGATTAATAACGTCTAATGAGCATGAGTGCATAGTAATGTATTTTCTGACCTTGAAATATGATGATTGTTGTAATTTAGAAGCGGATAGTTTCCACTTGCATCCATCGCTGACACAACCAACTTCAAACCTTTCTTTGCTTGATCTCTTCACTCTGAACTCGTAATTGTTCTTCATAGCATGAAtacctaactttttttttaaatcctccTTAGTCTTGTACAATTGGCCTACAACTATATCTCCATCTGAATTGTACAGGTCTGCCTTGTCTGATTCATGTACAATATTTGTAACCTTGTGAACATTTGATCGGTTAGAGCTGGGTTCATCAAATTGCACATTACCAGGCATAACATCACATACCATCCCTTTAGGAGGTAACTCATTGAATTCAACACTATCTTGGAACACATTATCAGACTCCATatttggcaaattttcaaattcttcaTGATACGATGCATTCTCAACTTCTTGATTTACCAAGTCGTTATCTGAATCATGTAGCACAATATCTTCCAAATCACCTTGAGTAACAAAGTTAAGACCTGTTTGTAATGGGTCATCATTATCTTCTGAAGAAAATACTTTCTGCTTTAATGTAACACACAAGGGAATCTTCCAAGACCTGGAAAGGTTTTCAAAAATAAATGCCctcacatcatcatcatcaactaTATTTGCAGGCCATGTAGTTTCCATTGCGTTATATATAACTTTCATACTTATCTCATACTCATTTGGGTCCACATTCACAATACCATGTACTTTCTTTTGAAGCTCTGCAAATGCAATTTTGTTTGAAACAAGTAATCCTTTCGTTTTGCAATTTTTGTACGTTGAGTCAGCCCACCTCCCACCATAGGTCACTAAAATTGTCAAACTAGACATTGtcctaaaaaataaacaaaaacaataagaaaaaaaataaatgacatACAGACACACCTAAGATTGATATATATGTGCAAATAAAGAGGGTGTTGTGAAAACTGGACTGAATCATGAGAAAGGCTGGGCGTTAATATATACACAAAGCATCATGCATTTGAGCAATGGAAGAAGGACCTTGTTGATTAAGGTGCTACTCTGGAAGTTAACTTCCACTTTTACGcattgaaaataattaaattaatattgcTTACCAAACCAACATAAGATGAATAAAAACATAGAAAGAAAAACTTTATTCCGTGAACCCTAATTGGAAAAACTTTACTCcgtaaaccctaatttttcaaATATGCATTGAAGAACTATTAGCTTTGCCTCTAACTGATTGGCAAAAACAATTAGATTTGTCAATCTTCCATTGACACAAGAAAcctaatttttctaattttacaAAAATTGACAGTTCGTTCTTCAATAAAATTCAACCGAACGAAGAAACTacaaaagcaaagagaaaaCATAGACTATGAAGAATGAAAAACTTAACCATCTACACTCACCTTTGTACGTTTAGGGTTGCACAAAGTCTCCACAGTTGCCGATGCCTTCACTATATCTCCACCATTTTTTAGGTTTTGCCGTCCAAAATATCAATCtaatagggttttggattttctaGTTTATTTGGTTTTAAAGTTTAAGGGCATTTATGTCTATTTAAGTGATATTTTGAATATATTTGAAAGTGTTTATAAAAactgacatttttgaaattaaggattaatatttggctatatttgataaatactccGGACGGACCCAATTTATATCCTCATATCTTCTTCTCCAACAAATAAAGATCCACAATTCCTACTCCAACCGCCACCCAACAGAGAGGGACATATGAAGAATCTGGCCAGGGTTCTGAAATTAGCAACACCAGGCAGCATTGTTTCTTTTCCTTCACTGACAAGGGTGGTTGGTGTCGCTCCTCCTCCGCAATTCCACCTCGCAACAAGATTCATAGCGTCCAAGGTGGCCGACGCCGCCGCTAAGCCTCAGATTATGGCTTCCTCCTACTCCTCCTCCTACAGTGACCCGTGCCTCGATATCTTTTTCAAGGTGCGACGACCACCACGACGACCAGCATCTGCCGCCCATACTTCCCACACTGACACTGCCCTCATCAACTCTCTTGAGCAACAGCTCCCACTCGCCTGGTCCCACAACCCCCTCACCACCCTCAAGCTTATCTCCAACTTCTCCACAAATCACTTCTATCCGGAAGCCTCGTCCGCGGCCACATCTTGGCTCCACCGCAACCACCCCAGAACTCTGGCGCATAACCTTGACTCTTTCGGGGGATTATACGCCATTGTCAAGATTCTCTACAGCCTTCTCCTTCCGCAGGACCAGCAGGAGACGGAGGTGGAGGAGATGGAGGAGAAACACCGCCAGAGATACGACGGCGATCCGCATTACAAGTCCTTGCACGACCGCGCTATGGATATTTTCGTGGAGCGGCTCAAGTCCGATATTCAAAAAATGCAGCAGAACAAGTTGGAACTCAAGCCTTCTGATTATTTAACTGATGACGACGATCATGACGAGGATGATTCTCGGGAACATGATTCTGTTATACGTCCTATTGATGCTGATGCTTTCGCTGATCTCTACGTCTCCGAGGCCGCAGACTGTTTCCTCACCACATTCCCCTCCGACGCCCATGCCATCCGCGCCATTGCGCTTCGCAAAAGCACTGCCAGGCAGCTCTTCCCTTTGTTGTCGCAATCGCAACAACCAGATCAATCATCAAAGGAGGATGATCAGTGGGAGCGGCTGAGGAAGGAGTTCTTGGCGCCCTTGCAGAAGTACTACAAGCGTCAGGGCAGGTTCAACCCGAGACGGTGGGGTGTGGATATTAAATATTTGGAGCAGGTGAAAGCCTCAGCAGCAACAGCAAGCAAAGGCAATTTAAGCTGCGTCATAGAGCCCGATGCTTTGCTTCCACATTTTATCATAAGATATTTGCAAGATGCGAATGTTGGGGAGGCGGCTGAGCTTCAGTGGAATGCATTGCTGCGCAAGCACAAGGAGGGTGGCAAATTCAGAAACTGCTTCGCTGTATGTAACATGGACAGAATTATGGGCGGGGCTAGGAAATTGACGGCGAGTTTGGGACTTTTTGTGAGTGAACTGAATGAAGAGCCGGCCTGGAAAGGAAAGCTGATCAGTTCCGCTCCTCTTCCGGCTGCTGCCGGGGACGACCACGCTCTGTTATTTCGTCTACCTCATCTGTATTCAGTACCCTGCAACGATGGCCTAAGGTCCAAATTATCTTTTTTGATGGGAATGGACGGCTGCCTGGTAGTTCATTTGCGAAAGGTGTTTGATTTGATTCTCCAAGTGACTGTCAATGAGAATTTGAAGCCAGATCAGATGATCCAGAAGCTCTTTATCTTCAACGACAACATGGGCCCTGATTTTTTTGATGGCGCGGTCTGGGAGACTCAGTATGAGGCCATAAGGACCATGTTTAAGGACAAAGGGTATGGGGATGATGCGGTGCCTCACATTCTGTTTTGGGATATTTGGTGCTGGGAATTGCCTTCGATCGCTTTGCCTTGTCTAGGGGTGACGCTATTGCGTGGCTGGTCTAATAATTTGGTCAGGTCATTCTTGGAGAATGGTGGGGATATTGGCCCGCACCGTGTCATGGAAGCAGCCTTCTCGGACAAACAGTTTCAAGCTCTTGCAGTTGTGGACTGATTTGCTCACTTGCTCATCGTGGACTCCGTTGGCAACTTGGCATTGTCATTGGGTTGATGCTCTATGTTCCGTTCGCATTCATCATCTCTTACTTGACATAATTTCCTGATCTATCCCCTAAATTATAATATATGGATGATTGAGTATTATGCAATCATTTACTGAAATTAAGCttattcagtttttatttttacttgtaaTCTTTAGTTAGGGATGTTACTCCTTTCTTTGTTACAAGTTTGGACCAAATTAATTTAGCCTTTGCCATTTGTTCTCATTTTTTAATTAAGCTCATTCATTCAGAGGAAACGAAGCTTTCGATCTTCAAACGGAATGGGTCTAAATCACTTGAGAATGTGGAAGCATCACAACTTTTCTGGTTAAATACATCAAGAGATGCTTTCCCATATTTCCCGCATTCAGTTCTAGATAGAAGTAATACAAGAGAAAGAGATAGAAATGGACTCTGGACAGAAAAAAAGAATGAGATTGTTCCATGAGAGCGCTCTTGCTACGGTTAAGTGATCTTCGAATAATCCCTTGACGCTATATATTGCTCAGCTGCAATGGGATTTAGGATACGAGTTTGTTGTGTTTGTGAACTTGTGCTCAACTCCGGAGTTGGTTCATCgtgttttttctttctggtACTTACTGTCATATAGCACGATTATAGCTACAAGTTAGTTAATCACCTACTTATTATTTTTTGCCATCGCAAATCTGCAATTCAAAGAGACTTTTGCCAAGGAGGGTATCTGCATCTCAAATTAAACAGTTCAAACCAAAATCTCAACTTCGACAGGATGATGACGATGCTGTTACaatgttgtttgtaccatacttgaccaatcccgaaactactggcaccggtcaatgttataccgtcaaggactcagaagagtttccctccaaccagaaggccaatcacaaggcgacacgtgtcgatatcagaagccaatcacagcgcgacacgtgtcaacatcagaatccaatcacaacacgacatgtgtcaatgtcagaacaaagctagaaactctcttctataaaaggagatcattctcccacaatatttcctaatgtcatttgtactaaatcattcacttgtactcactaaaggaaagcttgaacatatgtacttgtgtaaacccttcacaattagtGAGAACTCCTCAACTCTATGGACGTAGCCACTCCTCCACTCCTCTACTCAGAAGAATAGTTTtcctatttgtttgtttgtaattttctatttcgttttacaaaaccatttcatttataaaTAACGTTAAGAGAGCGTGTGATACTTTTTGATCCCTCACCTCAGCTGGGTTGATAAATATCTTTAGCTCAATACGTAATTAAGATTGTTTGTTCAATTTATTGGAGCTGAGCAGTGTGCCATTCCTAATTTCTTTGGTTTAGAATTGTCGCGCAGCTCATGCTGCAATGGTTCCACGCTTGTTAAACTAAACGCATTCATTAAACCAatctattttatattaattcatatatatatatatatatagaaagcaaATAACATAAACGTTTTTACGTGCGTCCACGTTCatct harbors:
- the LOC126619789 gene encoding uncharacterized protein LOC126619789, which gives rise to MKNLARVLKLATPGSIVSFPSLTRVVGVAPPPQFHLATRFIASKVADAAAKPQIMASSYSSSYSDPCLDIFFKVRRPPRRPASAAHTSHTDTALINSLEQQLPLAWSHNPLTTLKLISNFSTNHFYPEASSAATSWLHRNHPRTLAHNLDSFGGLYAIVKILYSLLLPQDQQETEVEEMEEKHRQRYDGDPHYKSLHDRAMDIFVERLKSDIQKMQQNKLELKPSDYLTDDDDHDEDDSREHDSVIRPIDADAFADLYVSEAADCFLTTFPSDAHAIRAIALRKSTARQLFPLLSQSQQPDQSSKEDDQWERLRKEFLAPLQKYYKRQGRFNPRRWGVDIKYLEQVKASAATASKGNLSCVIEPDALLPHFIIRYLQDANVGEAAELQWNALLRKHKEGGKFRNCFAVCNMDRIMGGARKLTASLGLFVSELNEEPAWKGKLISSAPLPAAAGDDHALLFRLPHLYSVPCNDGLRSKLSFLMGMDGCLVVHLRKVFDLILQVTVNENLKPDQMIQKLFIFNDNMGPDFFDGAVWETQYEAIRTMFKDKGYGDDAVPHILFWDIWCWELPSIALPCLGVTLLRGWSNNLVRSFLENGGDIGPHRVMEAAFSDKQFQALAVVD